Proteins from a genomic interval of Piscinibacter sp. HJYY11:
- a CDS encoding PaaI family thioesterase translates to MRARRSALGVIRPEQVAGKAGIEVFDAMFSGELPQPHIGETLDFLPVFVEPGRAIFQGRPRRAHYNPLGTVHGGWFATLLDSCVACAIHSSLPVGKSYTTVELKINIVRALTEHVPLVRAEGKVIHLGRSMGTAEGRLYGHDGKLYAHASTTCFIMDAKG, encoded by the coding sequence GTGCGCGCCCGCCGCAGCGCCCTCGGCGTGATCCGCCCCGAGCAGGTGGCGGGCAAGGCCGGCATCGAGGTGTTCGATGCGATGTTCTCCGGCGAGCTGCCCCAGCCGCACATTGGCGAGACGCTCGACTTCCTGCCGGTCTTCGTGGAGCCCGGGCGCGCCATCTTCCAGGGCCGCCCGCGCCGCGCGCACTACAACCCGCTCGGCACGGTGCACGGCGGCTGGTTCGCCACCCTGCTCGACTCCTGCGTGGCCTGCGCCATCCACTCGTCGTTGCCCGTCGGCAAGAGCTACACGACGGTCGAACTGAAGATCAACATCGTGCGGGCGCTGACGGAGCACGTGCCGCTCGTGCGTGCCGAAGGCAAGGTGATTCACCTCGGCCGCAGCATGGGCACGGCGGAGGGCCGCCTCTACGGCCACGACGGCAAGCTGTACGCTCACGCCTCCACCACCTGTTTCATCATGGACGCCAAAGGCTGA